A region of Micromonas commoda chromosome 4, complete sequence DNA encodes the following proteins:
- a CDS encoding predicted protein produces the protein MPPPARASPPAQASPSYAPECPPEAVRDDGWVGVVGIGSLLSERSARHTSPNLRGFKTVRLRGYRRVFAHTAPVFFERGIADGKTREVSSLSMEALEPGDDPREAHGPRGLVATYFEIPGEEFPALAAREAEFELRAVTYEDDEDDGEGGGSDGKKAILCVRSSDAAYAERHCERMKGTGGGGGFGEERIWYPGRRSPPAVYPTRAYARHCVLAAKSLGPEALASFLDHTFLADRRTTLRTHLERNPSLMETPPPPELAERYGG, from the exons atgcccccgcccgctcgagcatcgccgcctgcgcAGGCGTCCCCGTCCTACGCCCCCGAGTGTCCGCCCGAGGcggtccgcgacgacggctggGTCGGGGTCGTGGGCATAGGCTCGCTCCTGTCGGAGAGGTCGGCGAGGCACACGTCCCCGAACCTGCGCGGGTTCAAGACCGTGCGGCTGAGGGGATACAGGCGCGTGTTCGCCCACACCGCGCCCGTCTTCTTCGAGCGTGGCATCGCCGACGGGAAGACCCGGGAGGTATCGTCATTATCGATGGAAGCCTTGGAGCCCGGGGACgatccgcgcgaggcgcacgGCCCGCGCGGCCTGGTGGCGACGTACTTCGAGATACCGGGCGAGGAGTtcccggcgctggcggcgcgagaggcgGAGTTCGAGCTCAGGGCGGTGACGtacgaagacgacgaagacgacggagAAGGAGGGGGCTCGGATGGAAAAAAAGCCATCCTGTGCGTCCgatcgagcgacgccgcgtacgccgagaGGCACTGCGAACGGATGAAAGGGACGGGAGGCggggggg GGTTCGGCGAGGAACGGATATGGTACCCCggccggcgctcgccgccggcggtgtACCCGACTCGCGCGTACGCCAGGCACTGCGTGTTAGCGGCGAAGTCGCTCGGTCCGGAAGCGCTGGCGAGCTTTCTGGACCACACGTTCCTCGCGGACCGGCGGACGACGCTGAGGACGCACCTGGAGAGGAACCCGTCGCTGatggagacgccgccgccgcccgagctgGCGGAGCGGTACGGCGGTTGA
- a CDS encoding predicted protein — protein sequence MKDNLGGDKDKKGSKGKKGGRQNGGGDGGSDRVAEAFADAERVATRKAPRSQSSSASTRRPGPSKGPTAAPPANRGKSPAFDELTPSELRPDFGLRRDLYQLYDVKSLDDEEPIGAGSYGIVRKVRRKSDGKLFALKTIRKAPWRAPPTSRTSVQYYHSKLRNELEVMRKIGSSLSIVYLYDSFEDDDAVHLLMDLCTGGELLGRIRAGMSYSEADAAELVRSVLRTAAQCHSRGIIFRDIKPDNFLFERPGDGSPLKATDFGLAGLIKPGERLARRCGTPSYMAPEVINRNYGEEADVWSCGVVAYQLVTGRLPFVDKVNQRPNAKEVFRAILEDPIDFRSEPWPRLSAECRDLVMKMMDRDPAKRITARAALLHPWLQQTAAEAKQPIGGQVVARLQRFSTYGLLKRSVLRLLGDQLRESDSEDGDDDAAGGASGTGGKFVDGVVAEERELTGQFLELFDLLDTSGDKLVEPEELEAGLRKVGYTISTDECKQLLEQLDTTNDGFIDVNEFLAALVDWEALERSSTEYPNWVKRAFDMLDKDGNGTIDAEEVAELVFMNDDDDDEGRTLTAEARKAVASCIQEADTDGDGLIDFDEFVALLQMDPTDALEAYEWRVDSSGRGGVEEELIQA from the coding sequence ATGAAGgacaacctcggcggcgacaagGACAAGAAGGGATCCAAGGGTAAAAAGGGGGGCAGGCAGAAcggggggggcgacggcggttccgatcgcgtcgcggaggcgttcgcggacgcggagcgcgtggCGACGCGCAAGGCGCCGCGAAGTcagtcgtcgtccgcgtccacgcgccgaCCCGGCCCGTCCAAGGGCcccacggcggcgccaccggcgaATCGTGGCAAGTCGCCAGccttcgacgagctcaccCCGTCTGAACTGCGACCCGACTTTGGCCTGCGGCGCGACTTGTACCAGCTCTACGACGTCAAatcgctcgacgacgaggagcccATCGGGGCTGGATCGTACGGCATCGTCCGTAAGGTGCGTCGCAAGTCCGACGGCAAGCTCTTCGCGCTCAAGACGATCCGCAAGGCTccgtggcgagcgcctccgacgAGTAGGACGAGCGTCCAGTACTACCACTCCAAGCTTCGcaacgagctcgaggtgaTGCGAAAGATCGGGTCGAGCCTGTCCATCGTGTACCTGTACGACTcgttcgaggacgacgacgccgtgcacCTGCTCATGGACCTGTGCACGGGGGGCGAGTTGCTCGGGAGGATACGAGCCGGAATGAGCTAcagcgaggcggacgccgcggaacTCGTGCGATCCGTGctccgcaccgccgcgcagtgCCACTCGCGCGGGATCATCTTCCGCGACATCAAACCCGACAACTTCCTCTTCGAGCgacccggcgacgggagcCCGCTCAAGGCGACGGACTTTGGCCTAGCCGGCTTGATCAAGCCCGGCGAgaggctcgcgcgccgaTGCGGCACCCCGAGCTACATGGCCCCCGAGGTGATCAACCGCAACTACGGAGAGGAAGCCGACGTGTGGTCGTGCGGCGTGGTGGCGTACCAGCTCGTCACCGGCCGTTTGCCGTTCGTGGACAAGGTGAACCAGCGACCCAACGCGAAGGAGGTGTTCCGCGCTATTCTCGAGGACCCGATTGACTTTCGATCCGAGCCGTGGCCGAGGTTGAGCGCGGAGTGCAGGGATCTGGTGATGAAGATGATGGATCGAGATCCCGCGAAGCGAATCaccgcgagagccgcgctGCTCCACCCGTGGCTGCagcagacggcggcggaggcgaagcaGCCCATCGGCGGGCAAGTCGTGGCGCGGTTGCAGAGGTTCAGCACGTACGGTTTGCTGAAGCGCAGCGTGCTCCGGCTCCTGGGGGATCAGCTCAGGGAGAGCGACtcggaggatggcgacgacgatgccgcggggggcgcgagtGGGACGGGCGGGAAGTTTGTCGACGGGGTGGtggccgaggagcgcgagctcaccGGCCAGTTCCTCGAGCTCTTCGACCTCCTGGACACCTCTGGGGACAAGCTCGTggagcccgaggagctcgaggcggggTTGCGCAAGGTTGGGTACACCATCAGCACGGACGAGTGCAAGCAGCTGCTCGAGCAGCTGGACACCACCAACGACGGGTTCATCGACGTCAACGAGTTCCTCGCAGCGCTGGTGGACtgggaggcgctcgagcggtcCTCGACCGAATATCCCAACTGGGTcaagcgcgcgttcgacatGCTGGACAAGGACGGCAACGggacgatcgacgcggaggaggtggcggagcTGGTGTTcatgaacgacgacgacgacgacgagggccggacgctcaccgcggaggcgaggaaggcTGTCGCGTCGTGCATCCAGGAGGCGgacaccgacggcgacggcttgATCGACTTTGACGAGTTCGTGGCGCTGCTGCAGATGGACccgacggacgcgctggaggcgtaCGAGTGGAGGGTGGATTCGAGCGGGAGGGGGGgagtcgaggaggagctcatcCAGGCGTGA
- a CDS encoding hypothetical protein (putative protein), with translation MASCRAVGSATPSTSTARSVAAPRRVARHPAACVPRPRTLSDDASSSSRRSGSVAARSWNPLSVLAPPDISGDLLASVATLVLRGVLRSADDVRFVVDCSAGDLVQGRVDGVTLSGERWVSPLNLTCQRIRCVVGAVEIDPIALLTKQRVELRTTPVGTCEVSFDAPDFGNFLVHPQFQNAVARSRREWGFDFTFRRDGVRLEDGAVVFFGTRGGGGGGGEGGDERDEREESGNVVEVRMRPVGRGDVECVVAGSGATSDATSDVTSDATSAALERFFRELAVNLLGAELRYGDMAVDEARITLALTLRVLKFPSSLNGSCDPIGCYLRCRSEARLVRSARAMLRRAASRAALALARRDVAPLDGFGFDGWRVASRSFASDGSKRKQPVNPVWRVVEDEVTTQPPKPEPPKPEPPKPEPRPAEPKARPVPKQVPTPARKPAPKPPPKPGPAREKRSPPPPPEPSRPPPPPPPPPPPPPPPPPRPPPPNPPKPAPPATFPVEPPAPTRAPPVEPDPEKLIRAGEALDLGQSTRMVFDSDSVGSMGRVRKTLGYDWHAWHLLVAMIPGALAFGFARSIERGQDREEWEKNLKARMNSATGAGSPSVVDPFSARGWRRDAPGGGGEVAGSNPGGDEPVGIDELRAKLDEVRAALPALEEELRRRERKEGEKTLKEEDGEAAGHEAEKAAVEEAEPSTSTSSSTSSSTSSSDASFLRVVHDGLRRGGERAKAPIKRFVDATSSAMSSATSSAKAPIKRFVNVTKEGTTRFAKGVEGFVRRRRSDGEGRAKTAAEKEAARAAKERARAEREKEKEVARERAAKAKAEKAAKAKAEKAAKAEKLALEKAAKAEKLALEKAAKAEKLALEKTEKERAKAAAKAAPTKEATIDASTSSSSSLSSSWTASLRDWTRGWTGSSSAASDTPTPSSHTPTGPSSMPPSVSLADVIAWWRGKADDLAGVGAAARSTAGEERDDDGEEGDDEPWGYGDGRDSYASPRRNSAREGAGGGAAGLRRTVGKMDGWFRNIAEQSEGGEG, from the exons atggcgagTTGCCGCGCCGTGggatccgcgacgccgtcgacgtcgacggcgcgatccgtcgcggcgcctcggcgcgtcgcgcggcaccccgccgcgtgcgttccgcgtccgcggacccTATCCGAtgatgcgtcgtcgtcgtctcggcgGTCCGGTTCCGTCGCGGCCCGGTCGTGGAATCCCCTGTCGGTTCTCGCGCCCCCGGACATCTCCGGCGACCTCCtggcgtccgtcgccaccTTGGTGCTCAGAGGGGTCCTGCgcagcgcggacgacgtccggTTCGTGGTTGACTGCTCCGCCGGGGACCTCGTCCAGGGAAGAGTCGACGGCGTGACCCTCTCCGGCGAGCGGTGGGTGTCGCCCCTAAACCTGACGTGTCAGCGGATCCGATGCGTCGTGGGCGCGGTAGAGATCGACCCGATCGCGCTCTTGACGAAACAACGCGTCGAGCTGCGCACGACGCCCGTCGGgacgtgcgaggtgtcgtTCGACGCGCCAGACTTTGGCAACTTTTTGGTGCACCCGCAGTTCCAGAACGCCGTggctcggtcgcggcgggagTGGGGGTTCGACTTTACGtttcgtcgcgacggcgtgcggctggaggacggcgcggtggtgttcttcgggacgcgcggcggcggcggcggcggcggcgaggggggggACGAAAGGGACGAAAGGGAGGAGAGCGGGAACGTCGTCGAAGTTCGCATGCGAcccgtcggtcgcggcgacgtcgagtgcgtcgtcgccgggtcggGCGCCACGTCGGATGCCACGTCGGATGTCACGTCGGATgccacgtcggcggcgctcgagaggttcttccgcgagctcgccgtgaACTTGCTCGGGGCGGAGTTGCGGTACGGGGACATGGCGGTGGACGAAGCGCGAATCACGCTGGCGCTGACGCTGCGTGTGCTCAAGTTCCCGAGCTCGCTGAACGGG TCATGCGACCCGATTGGGTGTTATTTGCGTTGTCGATCAGAAGCCCGACTCGTCAGATCCGCGCGGGCCATGCTTcgccgagcggcgtcgcgggccgcgctcgccctggCTCGGCGTGACGTCGCGCCTCTCGATGGTTTTGGGTTCGATGGctggcgcgtcgcctcgcgctcctttGCCTCGGACGGCTCCAAGCGGAAGCAGCCCGTGAACCCGGTATGGCGGGTGGTGGAGGATGAGGTGACAACTCAGCCTCCCAAGCCCGAGCCTCCCAAGCCGGAGCCTCCCAAGCCCGAGCCGAGGCCCGCGGAGCCCAAGGCGAGGCCCGTGCCGAAGCAGGttccgacgccggcgcgcaaacccgcgcccaagccgccgcccaagccggggcccgcgcgcgagaagcGATCGCCACCACCCCCGCCAGAGCCATCGaggccaccgccaccgccaccgccgccgccaccgccgccgccgccaccgccgccgaggccgccgccgccaaacccGCCGAAGCCagcgcccccggcgacgttCCCGGTCGAGCCcccagcgccgacgcgcgcgcctccggtCGAACCCGATCCCGAGAAGCTgatccgcgccggcgaggctcTCGACCTCGGCCAATCGACTCGGATGGTCTTCGACTCGGACAGCGTCGGATCCATGGGCCGCGTCAGAAAGACCCTCGGGTACGACTGGCACGCGTGGCACCTGCTGGTGGCGATGATACCCGGCGCGTTGGCGTTCGGGTTCGCGCGTTCGATCGAGCGCGGTCAAGACCGAGAGGAGTGGGAGAAGAATCTGAAGGCGCGGATGAactccgcgacgggcgccggcTCTCcgagcgtcgtcgacccCTTCTCCGCCAGGGgttggcgacgcgacgcgccgggggggGGAGGGgaggtcgcgggttcgaaccccggcggggacgaaCCCGTGGGCATCGACGAGCTGAGGGCGAAGCTGGACGAGGTACGAGCCGCGTtgcccgcgctcgaggaggagttgcgacggcgcgaacgaaAAGAAGGGGAGAAAACTTtgaaggaggaggatggggaggcGGCCGGGCACgaggccgagaaggccgccgtGGAAGAGGCGGAGCCttcgacgtccacgtcatcgtccacgtcatcgtccacgtcatcgtccgacgcgtcgttccttcgcgtcgttcacGACGGGttgcgacggggcggcgagcgagccAAGGCGCCGATCAAGCGCTTCGTGGACGCCACGTCATCGGCCATGTCATCGGCCACGTCATCGGCCAAGGCGCCGATCAAGCGCTTCGTGAACGTAACCAAGGAGGGCACGACGCGCTTCGCaaagggcgtcgagggcttCGTCAGACGGAGACGATCTGACGGGGAAGGACGCGCgaagaccgcggcggagaaggaggcggcgcgcgcggccaaggaacgggcgcgggctGAGCGCGAAAAGGAAAAGGAAGTCGCCAGGGAGCGAGCCGCCAAGGcaaaggcggagaaggcggccaaggcaaaggcggagaaggcggccaaggctgagaagctcgcgctggagaaggcggccaaggctgagaagctcgcgctggagaaggcggccaaggctgagaagctcgcgctggagaagACCGAGAAGGAACgtgcgaaggcggcggcgaaggcggcgccgacgaaggAGGCCAcgatcgacgcgtccacgtcctcatcgtcgtcgttgtcgtcgtcgtggaccgCGTCCCTTCGAGACTGGACCCGAGGCTGGACCGGCTCGtcttccgcggcgtccgacacaccgacgccctcgtcgcacACCCCAACCGGGccctcgtcgatgccgccgtccgtgagcctcgccgacgtcatcgcgtgGTGGCGGGGTAAGgcggacgacctcgcgggcgtcggcgcggctgCCCGCAGCACAGCTGGCGaagaacgcgacgacgacggcgaggagggcgacgacgagccctGGGGCtacggcgacgggagggaCTCGTACGCGTCTCCGAGGAGGAactcggcgcgggagggggccggaggcggcgccgcggggctgcGCAGGACCGTCGGGAAGATGGACGGGTGGTTCAGGAACATCGCGGAGCAGTCGGAGGGTGGGGAGGGGTGA
- a CDS encoding predicted protein — MESLLLCRRAEARIGNARHCVGAPGEEDMLATWVRRGDRAGTLARVLARVLAPGAGGGTGPPRASPRWAAPAARRFPTSPAVVVVAVRGFAAPSSRDARHADAQARRRIHARWMDRMDRLDADINEAPDTRALMRVVLNEWDSLRPKHVADALRRLSRVAPWDRDAKSSGDFGDADFAPIVRRVEEIASARLAEPAPGRTTSRAARHREQHHIFDEEAFAVVAANALVNLGKRRAAFDPTRVGSPGNLAWRAVLALPAAPNKAPYKPRNVMRLWYAMATAHDAAGNDAGREAAVPDLTWNALDAMSNKNARDGKHFNAQGVGIGVWSHAKTGKPIAPSTLRAFEVAVARGAFDHVAAVGQNVSNSLWGLAKLGHVVSRVAVEDGFPSPWSKFEVAVRRLAPGMRPQEIANTMYAYALMGTPPSAPTWKTLEHEATARAGGGRQTQLDAHVPFESKGSFVRRRTERGLFGPQEMTNVWWAHATLGMRPSQSALYAYDETTAQTAFHMSAQDVSNTAYSMAMLNVFLRPDAFSALEGAIARNGRHIAGQNLSLTLWAFGDLAVRPGAAASAALADAVENRLHDLNSQNVNMCVWAFAILGMTPPPGAWRAMTLGMEEVIDHLKPHEVMNAVWAMAAAHVTGEKLPLTPAYAMAWRRLCSIPVDGFARSESRAMTRSPGVHPRGSIERSDRAKIGIIHHARLIHERLFPPESAASVDIGAIMPHEMALATARDFRADVMDTTRSKMQDKIAETLADIGIEYETEKRSADGNFSMDFYLPRYDVALEYDGPSHYYRAWRDEDRAFPRTPPGFPRDEDVSVMRVPLWTVGKEKTIKTILRDALLERGQVSKVVTVHAHEAFWFENKRGRRRMFMENLLRRELGRPMTPGTPEWRFDESGTNGEEEAVSDGVSDATSDAMSVDIDDVSSGETSSSTSRAELARRWIRSLPSKSRERLERRLERAANEVEMWTLVAASAEGDVTKVRAELRREVLEARA; from the coding sequence ATGGAGAGCCTTCTGCTGTGTCGACGAGCCGAGGCCCGCATCGGAAACGCGAGACACTGCGTCGGGGCGCCGGGAGAGGAGGACATGCTGGCGACGTGGGTGCGtcgaggcgaccgcgccgggacCCTCGCGAGGGTCCTGGCGAGGGTCCTCGCGCCGGGAGCGGGGGGCGGCAccggtccaccgcgcgcgtcgccgcgatgggcggcgcccgcggcgcgccgttTCCCCAcgtcgcccgccgtcgtcgtcgtcgccgttcgggggttcgccgcgccgtcgagccgaGATGCGCGACACGCGGATGCACAGGCTCGACGCCGGATCCACGCTCGATGGATGGACAGGATGGacaggctcgacgccgacatcAACGAAGCGCCCGACACGCGCGCGTTGAtgcgcgtcgtcctcaaCGAGTGGGACTCGCTCCGGCCCAAGCACGTGGCCGACGCGCTCCGGcgcctctcgcgcgtcgcgccatgGGACCGCGACGCGAAATCGAGCGGAGacttcggcgacgccgacttTGCGCCcatcgtccgtcgcgtcgaggagatcgcctcggcgcggttgGCAGAGCCCGCCCCGGGAAGGACGACATCGCGAGCCGCCAGACATCGCGAGCAGCATCACATCTTCGATGAGGAggcgttcgccgtcgtcgccgcgaacgcgctcgtgaACCTCGGcaagcgacgcgccgcgttcgatcCGACCCGCGTCGGATCCCCTGGCAACCTCGCGTGGCgagccgtcctcgcgcttcCAGCCGCGCCAAACAAAGCCCCGTACAAGCCCCGTAACGTGATGCGGCTGTGgtacgcgatggcgacggcacacgacgcggcgggaaacgacgcggggcgcgaggctgccgtACCGGACTTAACGTggaacgcgctcgacgccatgtCAAATAAAAACGCGAGAGACGGCAAACACTTTAACGCGCAAGGCGTGGGGATCGGCGTGTGGTCGCACGCCAAGACGGGCAAGCCCATCGCGCCCTCCACGttgcgcgcgttcgaggttgcggtggcgcgcggcgccttcgaccacgtcgccgccgtcgggcaGAACGTGAGTAACTCGCTGTGGGGCCTTGCCAAGCTCGGCCACGTCGTaagccgcgtcgccgtcgaggacgggtTCCCGTCGCCCTGGTCCAAGTTCGAAGTCGCCGTTCGCAGGCTCGCGCCGGGAATGCGCCCGCAGGAGATTGCAAACACGATGTACGCGTACGCGCTCATggggacgccgccatcggcgcccACGTGGAAAACGTTGGAgcacgaggcgacggcgagagcCGGCGGGGGGAGGCAAACACAGCTGGACGCGCACGTGCCGTTCGAGAGCAAGGGCAGCTTCGTTCGCCGCCGGACGGAACGCGGTCTGTTCGGGCCGCAGGAGATGACGAACGTGTGGtgggcgcacgcgacgctgGGGATGCGTCCGAGCCAATCCGCCCTTTACGCCTACGACGAGACGACGGCTCAGACGGCGTTTCACATGTCGGCGCAGGACGTGAGCAACACCGCGTACTCGATGGCGATGCTGAACGTCTTCTTGAGGCCCGACGCGTTCAGtgcgctcgagggcgcgatTGCGAGGAACGGGCGGCACATCGCGGGACAGAACCTTAGTTTAACGCTGTGGGCGTTTGGGGATTTGGCGGTGagaccgggcgcggcggcgtcggcggcgctggccgaCGCTGTGGAGAACAGGCTGCACGACTTGAACTCCCAGAACGTGAACATGTGCGTGTGGGCGTTCGCCATACTCGGCATGACCCCACCGCCCGGGGCGTGGCGGGCGATGACGCTGGGGATGGAGGAGGTCATCGACCACCTGAAACCGCACGAGGTGATGAACGCGGTGTGGGCCATGGCTGCGGCGCACGTCACCGGGGAGAAGTTGCCGCTGACGCCGGCGTACGCGATGGCTTGGCGACGGCTGTGTTCCATACCCGTGGACGGGTTCGCGCGGAGCGAAtcccgcgcgatgacgcgtTCTCCCGGGGTTCATCCCCGGGGGTCCATCGAAAGGTCGGATCGCGCCAAGATTGGAATCATTCACCACGCGCGGCTCATTCACGAGCGGCTGTTCCCCCCcgagagcgcggcgtcggtggatATCGGCGCCATCATGCCGCACGAGAtggcgctcgcgaccgcgcgggactTTCGCGCCGACGTGATGGACACGACGAGGAGTAAGATGCAGGACAAGATCGCCGAGACGTTGGCCGACATCGGGATCGAGTACGAGACGGAGAAGAGGTCCGCGGACGGCAACTTCTCGATGGACTTTTACCTGCCGCGGTACGACGTCGCCCTGGAGTACGACGGACCCAGCCACTACTACAGGGcgtggcgcgacgaggacagGGCGTTCCCGAGGACGCCCCCGGGGTTtccccgcgacgaggacgtgtcCGTGATGAGAGTCCCGCTGTGGACAGTCGGTAAGGAAAAGACGATCAAGACGAttcttcgcgacgcgctACTCGAGCGCGGTCAGGTGAGCAAGGTGGTGACGGTTCACGCGCACGAGGCGTTCTGGTTCGAGAACAAACGAGGCAGACGGCGGATGTTCATGGAAAACTTGCTCAGGCGGGAGTTGGGCAGGCCGATGACGCCGGGAACGCCGGAGTGGCGGTTCGACGAGTCGGGTACaaacggggaggaggaggcggtgtcGGACGGCGTGTCTGACGCCACGTCGGACGCCATGTCGGTGGATATCGATGACGTGTCCAGTGGGgagacgtcctcgtcgacgagccgcgctgagctggcgcggcggtggatccGCTCGCTGCCGTCGAAGTCGCGCGAGAGGCTGGAGCGGCGACTGGAGCGGGCGGCAAACGAGGTGGAGATGTGGACGCtggtggcggcgtccgcggaggggGACGTCACGAAGGTGAGGGCGGAGTTGCGACGGGAGGTTttggaggcgcgcgcgtga
- a CDS encoding predicted protein, translating into MARPMSSFNDIESPVNTLAIEELKTNTKRTGICTGFALVFGFIGFIMAAAAVAGVRQLMIESHDTPGAILTVGNASPLKGYSKAHSLYAGSGSWTSKKNLPVALSDYQAVSHKTHVYIIGGQKGCNGTNCAGTVVNTVYQYDTKLDKYTAKASMPEVRYRYASAVVGDKIYIIGGLTADTVTGMLKTTLIYDITNDSWSYGPELAEGRSDTCAGVVDGKIYVVAGYNSIDPVKVLDTVEVLDTKAATPAWATAPKLPAPRGDVTCASAGGKVYAIGGYYDPTATWKATAFANTMYELTPGAAAWAEKAKMPSSRGDKAAVTMSDGSIIVVGGETHAREQQSQVAAHPVEQYYPAHDTWVAKASIPTARFRFGAAVVDDIVYAIGGHRVCETDWSTFASDCAEKTLDSVEALLDVAHPDIWVHTN; encoded by the coding sequence ATGGCTCGCCCCATGTCCTCCTTCAACGACATCGAGTCTCCCGTCAACACCCTGGCGATCGAAGAACTCAAGACCAACACCAAACGCACCGGCATCTGCACCGGATTCGCCCTCGTGTTCGGCTTCATCGGCTTCatcatggccgccgccgccgtcgccggcgtcagGCAGCTCATGATCGAGTCCCACGACACCCCCGGCGCCATCCTCACCGTCGGCAACGCCAGCCCCCTCAAGGGCTACAGCAAGGCGCACTCCCTCTACGCCGGTTCCGGTTCCTGGACCTCCAAGAAGAACCTCCCCGTGGCCCTCTCCGACTACCAGGCGGTCTCGCACAAGACCCACGTCTACATCATCGGCGGCCAGAAGGGCTGCAACGGCACCAACTGTGCAGGCACCGTCGTCAACACCGTCTACCAGTACGACACCAAGCTCGATAAGTACACCGCCAAGGCTTCGATGCCCGAGGTACGCTATCGctacgcctccgcggtggtcggCGATAAGATTTACATAATCGGCGGCCTCACCGCGGACACCGTGACCGGCATGCTCAAGACGACGCTCATCTACGACATCACCAACGACTCGTGGTCTTACGGACCGGAGCTCGCCGAAGGTCGCTCCGACACctgcgcgggcgtcgtcgacggcaagatctacgtcgtcgccggctaCAACTCCATCGACCCGGTCAAGGTTTTGGACACCGTCGAGGTTCTCGACACGAAGGCTGCCACCCCCGCGtgggcgaccgcgccgaagcttcccgccccccgcggcgacgtcacctGCGCCTCTGCCGGCGGCAAGGTGTACGCCATCGGCGGGTACTACGACCCCACCGCCACCTGGAAGGCGACCGCGTTCGCCAACACCATGTACGAGCtcacccccggcgccgccgcctgggccgagaaggccaagatgccctcctcgcgcggcgacaaAGCCGCCGTCACCATGTCCGACGGTTccatcatcgtcgtcggcggcgagacccacgcgcgcgagcagcagAGCCAGGTCGCGGCGCACCCCGTGGAGCAGTACTACCCCGCGCACGACACGTGGGTCGCGAAGGCTTCCATCCCCACCGCCCGCTTCCGattcggcgccgccgtcgtcgacgacatcGTGTACGCCATCGGCGGTCACCGAGTGTGCGAGACCGACTGGTCCACGTTCGCGTCCGACTGCGCCGAGAAGACGCTCGActccgtcgaggcgctcctcgacgtcgcccaccCCGACATCTGGGTGCACACCAACTGA
- a CDS encoding predicted protein has translation MGSCLCRPRSTRARDPATHAKLVLGVPVSRKSTYEVPPPTPERGRVSRPDESVFLGGLGRRYDDDDDDDDDDDDDDDDKEEEEDTGRERWVSPRSEERLRLQRRARWDKISSTRAVPSPGSRGGGCGSSAGSSAPSPARGFPLARLTAVENGADRTPPPTIGSSRGSDGTGRSVAGERPRTERPPALSHFKLLTFNFKTRVRSTHPSPALPPSIRNSRRVRSNGSSSGAPGDASSTARRRRAASLELEDTAAFPAPGRGARTGINADDVNEEDSWDEYFRVSSEWISKDESPGVGMGRKLSMNTP, from the coding sequence ATGGGGAGTTGCCTGTGCcgcccgcggtcgacgcgcgcgagggacccggcgacgcacgccaagctcgtcctcggcgtgcCCGTCAGCCGCAAGTCCACGTACGaggtcccgccgcccaccccCGAGCGCGGCAGGGTGAGTCGCCCAGACGAAAGCGTGTTCCTCGGCGGACTCGGTCGAaggtacgacgacgacgacgacgacgacgacgacgacgacgacgacgacgacgacaaggaggaggaggaggacacggggcgcgagcgctgGGTGAGCCCGCGAAGCGAGGAGCGGCTCCGGCtgcagcgacgcgcgcgctgggACAAGATCTCGAGCACCCGGGCGGTGCCCTCGCcgggcagccgcggcggggggtgcggctcgtccgcgggcagctccgcgccctcgcccgcgaggggtttcccgctcgcgaggctgaCCGCGGTCGAGAACGGCGCGgatcgcacgccgccgccgacgatcggATCCTCGCGGGGCTCCGACGGCACCGGACGGAGCGTCGCGGGTGAGCGCCCTCGCACCGAACGACCGCCCGCCCTCTCCCACTTCAAACTTTTAACTTTTAACTTCAAAACGCGCGTCCGGTCGACTCACCCTTCTCCAGCGCTTCCCCCAAGCATCAGGAactcccgccgcgtccggagcaacgggtcgtcgtcgggcgccccgggcgacgcgtcgtccaccgcacgacgccgacgagccgcctcgctcgagctcgaagaTACCGCCGCCTTCCCCGCTCCcggccgcggagctcgtACCGGTATCAACGCGGACGATGTTAACGAGGAGGATTCCTGGGACGAATACTTTCGAGTGTCATCCGAGTGGATATCCAAAGACGAATCGCCGGGCGTGGGCATGGGCAGGAAACTGTCCATGAACACGCCGTGA